In the Anastrepha obliqua isolate idAnaObli1 chromosome 1, idAnaObli1_1.0, whole genome shotgun sequence genome, one interval contains:
- the LOC129250690 gene encoding mucin-2 codes for MDKIALERAAASPVSPGSPTASHASSSASLGNGHKTHGVQKFCSKIRHKIEDNIAPRLTGKLYKSHKHSISMSSLNNVDSTSGKYTAISKQSTLPPLPAKVDQQTGTSFSSSSAHRRLTGMLKHQRQRIAKSTKVLNKREISAPIGKVATNSGIICPALNGKGNVVDTVVAQEPAPNSSSSFESGTYVDSDEEYQLSLNLTKQSLEDEIFEELEKAAHDESKLNAVLKNFDRLLTDYNGQPVIVSEEVEKTMQRVECDVAVVEAAAAAQLELLALEPPVAFADNEIESKKGVDEVDKAGTTAEAATNVAEKPTDPTLDILEAKTAPIASQIPQVVELEIETLTHKQTMSQLLPAASPGKSVDIVVFDCPVNSSQISSNIDDNSMTTASAGVSDSTSPCSAPTATTFTENSFTPPQPPVRPKRLEKSKSSLAIPRRNAYQSSDTPTLRNIRYALAARSRSKSVWELTPNSAAAAAHSKIPIFKALPLQKRSNSFCSTSLTEVIDKEKLIGTKKLAVEKHGGVNESATASKDLTVAKLNQRRQLTKDARSVSALSLGGKERSRSLSTTRTQQPPSSTSIQQQQTQSTAAQRAKRKSVPVEKLTRSNSRLQMERTKSSIGFNSTTLSTMGTRRTPSSTSLSNSQHTSPSVSRTIALNSTGARKLHRSRDELLDKCLEKGQEILRKVESINTEGGMRKTTIASTLKTSGKAATLKTTTTSTQPKRGTTAAATSSRTKVKTACSGSVALTGKITKDACNGTLRRTRVPSTNVSPATATATKQLKYANEEKVPQPQLEFCKIIPPVLGETSDKHTELLVNVVQAKLSNAPPSGCKPTVTQQLSQHQEANNLKEQLAVATKVANSYQTLHSAAPIEKLIKVDEINHINESDSDDSGHISNENDTTIHTLSTSTTSSVSLCESDIIEEEKSQQQPTAYKASNQNPISMHCKSNKISELLEKFEKQSHTSVQSSVGEQSIRATPTKVCTATRVAQLEAVQCIQTQVEFYPTYSKEVTIRLL; via the coding sequence ATGGATAAAATAGCCCTCGAAAGGGCAGCGGCTAGTCCCGTTTCTCCCGGTTCCCCCACCGCTTCCCATGCATCCTCCAGCGCCTCTCTGGGCAACGGTCACAAAACTCATGGTGTGCAAAAATTCTGCTCGAAAATTCGACACAAAATCGAAGACAATATCGCTCCTCGTCTAACCGGTAAACTCTACAAGTCCCACAAGCATTCGATATCGATGAGCTCACTTAACAATGTCGACTCGACCAGCGGCAAGTACACCGCCATCAGTAAACAGTCTACGCTACCCCCATTGCCCGCTAAGGTAGATCAACAAACGGGCACATCTTTCTCAAGCTCGTCTGCACATCGGCGTCTTACTGGGATGTTAAAGCATCAGCGTCAGCGTATCGCCAAATCTACCAAGGTGCTCAACAAACGTGAAATCTCTGCGCCGATTGGCAAAGTTGCTACTAATTCTGGCATAATTTGTCCGGCTTTAAACGGTAAAGGGAACGTAGTGGATACTGTTGTTGCGCAGGAGCCGGCACCGAACTCGTCATCATCTTTTGAAAGTGGCACATATGTGGATAGCGATGAGGAATATCAGCTGAGCTTGAATTTGACTAAACAGTCGTTGGAAGATGAAATCTTCGAAGAACTCGAGAAGGCCGCACACGATGAGTCGAAATTGAACGCAGTGCTGAAGAACTTTGATCGTCTGCTGACCGATTACAATGGGCAGCCAGTTATAGTAAGTGAAGAAGTAGAGAAGACGATGCAACGGGTGGAATGCGATGTGGCAGTTGTggaggcagcagcagcagcacaatTGGAACTATTGGCCTTAGAACCACCGGTCGCATTCGCCGATAATGAGATTGAAAGCAAGAAGGGTGTTGACGAAGTAGACAAGGCTGGTACTACAGCGGAAGCAGCCACTAATGTGGCTGAAAAGCCTACTGATCCAACGTTGGACATCTTAGAGGCAAAAACAGCACCGATTGCTTCACAGATTCCTCAAGTAGTTGAATTAGAGATCGAAACGCTGACGCATAAGCAGACAATGTCGCAACTTCTGCCGGCCGCGTCACCAGGCAAGTCTGTGGATATAGTAGTTTTCGATTGTCCCGTTAATAGTAGCCAAATTTCCTCAAACATCGATGACAACTCAATGACTACAGCATCCGCTGGCGTTAGCGACTCAACTAGTCCATGCAGTGCTCCAACAGCCACAACATTCACTGAAAATTCATTTACACCTCCACAACCACCTGTGCGTCCCAAGCGCTTGGAGAAATCCAAGTCTTCACTGGCCATACCCAGACGCAATGCCTACCAATCATCAGACACGCCTACGCTACGCAACATACGCTATGCGCTAGCCGCCAGGTCACGTTCTAAATCCGTTTGGGAATTGACACCCAACTCGGCAGCGGCTGCAGCGCATAGTAAgataccaattttcaaagctttaCCCTTACAAAAGCGTAGCAATAGCTTCTGCAGCACTTCTTTGACGGAAGTGATTGACAAGGAGAAGCTGATCGGCACAAAGAAGTTGGCAGTTGAAAAACATGGTGGGGTAAACGAAAGTGCTACTGCAAGCAAGGACTTAACTGTTGCGAAACTCAACCAACGGCGTCAATTAACAAAGGATGCGCGTTCTGTTTCAGCGCTATCATTAGGTGGCAAGGAACGTTCCCGATCACTTTCCACAACGCGCACTCAACAGCCACCATCATCCACTTCAATTCAACAACAGCAAACCCAATCTACAGCTGCTCAGCGTGCCAAACGTAAGTCTGTGCCCGTCGAGAAGTTAACACGCAGCAATTCTCGCCTCCAAATGGAACGAACAAAATCTTCGATCGGCTTCAATTCAACCACACTCAGCACAATGGGTACACGTCGTACACCCTCTAGTACCAGCTTAAGCAATAGTCAGCACACCAGTCCAAGTGTATCGCGTACCATAGCATTGAACTCGACAGGTGCACGTAAACTACACCGTAGTCGCGATGAACTATTGGACAAGTGTCTAGAGAAGGGTCAGGAGATTTTACGTAAGGTGGAATCGATTAACACGGAAGGTGGCATGCGTAAGACAACAATTGCGTCCACACTAAAGACGAGTGGCAAGGCAGCAACGCTGAAAACGACGACTACTTCAACGCAACCAAAACGGGGTACAACAGCGGCAGCGACGAGTTCACGTACGAAAGTGAAAACTGCATGCAGCGGCAGTGTAGCGCTGACAGGTAAAATTACGAAAGATGCGTGTAATGGCACATTGCGCCGTACGCGCGTTCCCTCCACCAACGTATCCCCAGCCACGGCCACGGCCACAAAACAGTTGAAATATGCGAATGAGGAGAAAGTGCCACAACCGCAGCTGGAGTTCTGCAAAATAATACCACCCGTATTGGGTGAGACATCCGATAAGCACACCGAATTGTTGGTTAATGTGGTGCAGGCTAAGTTGAGTAATGCGCCGCCCAGTGGGTGCAAACCAACTGTCACACAACAGCTGTCGCAACATCAAGAAGcgaataatttaaaagaacaGCTTGCTGTTGCGACCAAAGTTGCTAACTCATATCAAACGTTGCATTCAGCAGCACCAATTGAAAAGCTAATCAAAGTTGACGAGATTAATCACATCAACGAATCTGACTCAGACGACTCAGGACACATTTCGAATGAGAATGACACAACCATCCACACCTTATCCACATCCACCACCTCCAGTGTAAGTCTATGCGAATCCGATATCATCGAGGAGGAGAagtcacaacaacaaccaaccgCCTACAAAGCGAGCAATCAAAATCCAATCTCAATGCAttgtaaatcaaataaaatttcggAACTTTTGGAGAAATTCGAAAAGCAGTCACATACGTCAGTGCAAAGCAGTGTTGGTGAGCAAAGTATTCGTGCTACGCCGACTAAAGTATGCACCGCGACGCGCGTTGCTCAACTCGAGGCCGTACAATGTATTCAAACACAAGTCGAGTTCTATCCGACCTACAGCAAAGAGGTAACTATCAGATTGCTTTAG